CTGGTGTCTTATTATTCAAACTATTTGTAGGACATCTGTTAAGTAGATACGTTGATGTATCAACTGCATAACCCCAGAAATGCTTTGGTAAACCTTTTGGTCTTCTTATAAATCTTGCCATCTCCATTATAGTTTTGTTCTTTCTCTCTGCTACACCATTCTGTTGAGGTGTATATCTTGTTGATAACTGATGTAGAATACCATGTTCTTCCATGAAACTATCAACAACATTAAATTTtgttcctctatcagttcttaatATCTTGATGTTTTTACCAATTTGTTTCTCAACATAAGCTTTGAAACTTCTAAAAGCATGAAAAACATCACTATTTTGTTTAAGTAAATATACCCATGCTTTCCTACTAAAGTCATCAATGAAAGTTATGAAATATTTATTACCTCCATGTGATATAACTTCTATAGGACCACACAAGTCACTATGAATGATCTCCAACTGTTGTTCAGCtcttcttgctttgttaactggaaATGGATCTCTATGCTGCTTGCCAAAGATacagttttcatatcttgattcTAGAATTTAAATGAAAGATAATCTTGACAACATCTCCTTCTTTGCTAAAGTTTGTAAACTGTTAAAGTTTACATGTCCCATCCTCTTTTGCCATAACTAAGTATCATTATGCACACTAGTACTATAACAACTTTCCTTTTGATGTTGAATTTCAAAGGAAATAACCTGTTTTTGGTCATCTGTAATTTAGcaatcaatcttcttcttcttctatctctgatgaaaccaAACCATTGTAAATATTCATAGAGTATCCTCTTTCAGATAATTGGCCCATACTCAGCAAGTTTTGATGTAATCCTCGTACATAAAACACATCCATGATATATGCTTTTGAACCATTCTTAAGAATAATTTCAATTCTTCCTTTTCCCATAACTGGAATTGTTGAACTGTTACCAAACTTCAATGTGGATCTTACAGACTCATCTAGTCTGTCAAATAAATCTTTTCTTCCACACATATGATTGCTGCAACCTGTATTCAGATATCACGTCAGTTGAGATTGTTCTTCTGCTGTATGACATGCTAGTAACATGTTTTCAGCCTTCTGCTCTtctgcttcctcttcttcttgagtttcaacaatattttctttgaaatttgatttttaattattttcaaaaGTCTTTCTAGGTGTTGGACACTCTGTAGAAAAATGCCCAAAATCTCCACAGTTGAAACACTGAATTTTTGATCTATCAACTGGTTTTCTTCCTTGATAACGTCCGTTATTAAATATTCCCCCGTTGTTATATCTTCCTTGAAACCTTCCAGCATTAGGTTTTCCTTGGTTGATTCTCCAGCTAACTTGACTTTGAAGTgcttcttcaacttgttttgcagAAACTGTCTTCTCTAGCAATCTATGTTCATAGGCTTGTAaagaacccaataactcattaAGAGTCATAGTTGCAACTGTGTTGCATTCCTATATAGCAGTCACCTTTGATTCAAATTTCTCTGGTAAACTTCTtaatatcttttcaacaactgtTGAATCTTCTATAGTATCACCATTAGccttcatctcattgacaagattcaaATTCTTTGAGAAAAAATCTGATATTGTTTCAATACTTTCCATCTGCAATAATTCATACTTTCtctttagggtttgcaatctaacctTCTTGACCTTGTCAGACCCTGTGTAATATCTAACCAAACCATCACATTCTGCTTTAACTTGCTTGATATAGATAACTCTGtccatgagagattcatgaatACCCTGATGAAGAATATATGTAGTTTTggaattcttctttctgttttcagtTAATTGAGTTTGCGCAACTCCTTCAAGTACAACTCCTTCTGCTGGTTCTACATAACCATCCTTCACAATATCCCAAACATCTTGGAATATGAATATATTCTCCATATGCAACCTCAGTGTTCAAAGTTTTTACCATCAAACACCGGCACCTTGATTTAACTTAAACttgtcatcttcttcaacttaacTTCTCATACCCACAGCCCTAAAACCTGAtaccagtgctctgataccagatgtagaaaatctgatatcaaagacttaatgaaaacaCACACaaactaaaactcaaacaaacttctcttgattGATGTGTTTCgtctcatggctcaacagcctatttatatgactcacaaacttgactctcaagtaaaaaagactttcctaataaaaaaaaactctaacaagaaacttctagacaattatcacataaaaaaaatcttaaaacagGTATTACTTgtaacccaagtaaacttctaaaaatcgtaccatggatcaacaactcttgttgatccattcacattGTATCAACTGTAACTGTTTATCCAACGAGATTCTGTCAACTCCATAGTTGATCCATACTATTTGATCAACAACACTTGTTTATCCATtctgtcttcttcatagtatcttggtttattcttcaacatgaTTTAGTCTCTTTCATTTCTTTTACGCCTCTGTTGCTGTTAAAAACTTCTTTTACTGATACAGAAAAAACCTGCAGAGATATTCTCAATCCTACTAGCCGCTTAACTTTCATACATAAAAGTTTCGAGAATAATCCACCTTCCCTGCTCTGACGAGATTCATCTTGTGGAGAATATATCCTCCCGAATATGCACCATACTTCCCAACATACACCAAGAAAATCCTGATATATCATCATTCTCTTTTCACGAGATATTTatgaattcatttttattttttctttcaattatgAAACCCTCGCATACGTTGATCTGGTGCAATTAATCCATATTAATCTAACCCAACGAGGAATCCCAATAAAAACTGGCCCAAATCCAATCCAGAAAGTACGCAGCTGAAGAGgactttttcccgccaaatttctgttatgaagaagaataaggtggtGTCCCTATCCGATAACTCTTGGGTGCCCTTATCAAATATGGGGGTTCTTTTAGCAATTCCAATGGTTGCCTTTTGTGGTTTTCTCCTAGGAGTGCAAATACCATTTTTCGCGCTAATTTATTTgtaaaagtttatttctccaaaaacacctacaaatacataaaaaacCAAATAAGTAAAAAATTCAGCACTAACAATGCACGAAATTGAGATCAAGTCAGACACAAAATGTGTTTATGAGTTACATAGAGGGGCGAATTGCTCAAATAGTGGAGGAACTTCAAAAATGTGAAGTTTtccatattccacatgtctaatcttcaacattcctcgaaatcttcgtcacttccaagtactccaatgatcccaaagtttgtaagtttagcaccatcgttgttgaagatccatagctataacaatgagaaagcatcggtctcgatcattgttatacagtgtcatagtattattacacagtgtcaaagtctgattgtatcacaacttcaaaaataatactatggtgatatgtatcactcccccttagtcaatactctatctcacatggaaaccactcccacttacacaatgatcctaaaaccatatgtatttgtagtgtgaactaaatattaattctccccctttttgtcaataaaattggcaaaggtacaagaaagggatcataatgaaatttccgtaagagacatttcacgaCTAAGAGAAAAAAACACTTatcatcttatttatatgcaatcatatagtcgaagctaacatcattcatcaaggagtttaaagatacaagataacccctctaaaattccacagccacacacccctcaagatatgaccattaagcacaagctcaAAAGAACTCTCatatatttgatgtcattcccgaaagaacaacaacgagcgaccttaatttcaaaagaaaagaaggatttttattgtacaccaaaaccatatgaatggtttttatatccaaaactcaatcaaattaatcacaagtaaactcacgattaatttaatcggaatacataatcaaattaaacacaaaaagtgatcaatttaattgattgtgctcaacacaagtaaacttgcggagcaacgactaagttaaccatacaagagagtgattggcttaatcgttcatatactcaacacaagagaacttatggagtattaactaaatGGCCaagagatgattaatttagttctaaatgctcaacataaagtaccttacggaacaaccaaccaatctaatcaaataatcaacttagttgtatcgtgctcaacataagacacattacggagcctcatagtattacataaaatatggatcagtgaagatcaatactgtggaaaacacaaggattcattcattTGCACAAGCacatacaatagcaataatccttggatacaaaagattttaacctatcttccatcaaaaattgacaatataggcttaacttttgtatatgtcaaaagtctattcatccttaaatcaatacatgaataccgatcatgaacaactttacttttgacaaaatatgggacaacatagttcacggatgtaaacacccaTATCCCATACCAAGTTGCAACAtaccaaatcataaagattaaatactgcaaaacatcatcctccaaaaagttttataattttaaaccaaaaaacctaaaacacatgaagatgaaaaaataatagctatgtgtagtcacaatcatcgctattcaaagcactagttatgcTTCCAactaaccaaaaagaagacatactaggcaaactAAATCAAACGAAAGACTCTTATGCCAAAAACTGGATATGAACAAGCACCAGTTGGACGGTTCTTGTCCTTCATGAGTCTTGTGATTATTGAGCTTATGAACAACAACCTCCTCTGCAACTTTTGAGGGAATGTCCTTATTGGGAAGCTCTTTAACACGGGTCTTCATGAGAGTAAGGTcacagttaacctttttcaactcaatttttaccatatcaagacacttAATCGTTCCAACAAGTTGTTGAGCATCAAAAATCACACCAGTTGTAATCTTCTCCCCAATATCTGAGTAGGAATCAGGAGGTTGAGGAAAAGATTTTTCAACTTCAACaagagttcccttctctttatcaaactcaaaaTATATGCCGTTGTCAACGAAGTCTTGAAGCAAATCCCACGAGAAAGAAGAAGGCGCCATTGAAGAGAAACCTAGAGGGAGATACTTCAACTCAATAGGAAAGGTATATAAACGATTTGAGAGAAGTGGGGTTTTCAAGAAAGGTATATGAGACAGAACCcaaaaccgtacatgtactcgtacGAGGATGACTAAAAAACCCATAAAAAGGAACTTGTAGTTTTCGAAATCCAAGTTGAAAgtgaaacaacaaaaaaatataaGGGAAAGGAtcaaaatactcatgtaaaagtatatcactgattatccatctaagaGCGATAAGAAATTATCCAGATAATCAGAGTTACTTTGCAAggagtatacctattcaattctcacacaactaggatttttggtgggtgagatatcaaccttgtgattaatttgtacAAGTATGAGCATTCatctcattaaatgaacgttgtttttGTTTATCCTtctgaaggctttctctgagCACTGaatctaggtttttgttccgtcttatgatatgaaatcaaggtgaacaggaaccaattgataatacggtcttacattcccgaagaacatcctatattaatcaatcacctctcaacaatcttaatcatatgatagagaaacaagatgttgcggaatcacaaacaatgagacgaagatgtttgtgattacgttttatatcttgcctatcggagaaatcaaacaatctcaatccaatcaatatgattgtgctCTTTcgttagaagatgcaagatcagatcacacaactacaataaaagtagtatcggtttggcttcacaatcccaatgaagtcttcaagtcgtttaacctggttttagaagaataatatcaaaggttaaaggagaaccgattctagcacgcaaactagtagcacacgtaaggtgtggggattagctttgcagagttgctagatgtacccttatatagtctttcaaatcagggttttgccttggtagcaaaacaatcaatatccaccgttagatgaaaacctgatttagattcaatctaatatttctcaaccgttagatcaaaaacttagcttgttatacacaaatgaaatgcacgcttctaggtttgttagccgtacccaaacgtgtacattgttggttcaataatagtcaaccaaaaggttagccatatgagcatttcatatcaaccatgttcttcttcaccataactagttcaaatgactcaattgaactagttagagagttgttcaattgcaaggaaatcttatgtaactacacaagacacaattgaagcgaagatgatttgattcacttgaatcgattcatgaacttttatagccacggtttgcaaatagcattccttagtctttttaagattaagttcagaaatcatctttagatatataaccttctcaagttcacacactaggttcgtggacttaagaaaCCAGGCAGtgtttacaaactccggcagaaaatcCCGGCAAAGACTTTTTgctggttcacggactgggttcacggactagtacacacgcaactagtttgtcaactccagcagaatttctcgggatgagaagttccgcagttcgcggactgggttcgcggacttggcaacaagccattcttccggtttctcttgatcaacaaagttcacaaacttttgttcaaggaataggatatatacataaatgtgtttccacaaccatgtttatgtccaccattggttatgtaatctaaactctcactccaatcattaaaacattcttagatgacgttatatagttgtgacaccatttcttgtcaaagcaattttcaaagtgattgaaacatatcatgactttcgtcactaggtacagataaacttggtcgaagtgaaaagcttaccaacacatatttcgagatatagataggagaggtatactcggctcgaaataccaaatgtgtataatcatagtctatatatatttatagcatacgactttttgtctcaaagagtaggagatagaataggtaGACTTCTgcgtgacagataagttcaagtctccacatactcttttgtcgagaagttccacgggttccttgagtagatcttcgtgttgtatgatgaatcgccatggagtccttgagctcaactacacttactatcctagtccgagacttagctataatagactagaaatcaagacttatagttttgatcactaacattgacaaacatgcttgagatagcaacgcatgcgagttcgaccgaccaatgctctaacacttactcTAAAATATTATATGATTCACATCGTATCAGATTGGCACGAtctctttttctaaaaaaatcaactctaataatctaataaaatcaatcaattagttTCAAATTCTATATCTGCGATCtccatttttaatttatttttaaaaataaaaataaattaaaaataaaaggtaTTTGTTGTTGACATCATCGTACTTTACCGAGGACCAAGTCATAAACATTTGGACTAGAATAAAAACCCCAACCGTGAGTTGCTGGCACATCTGGGGTAGGTTTCCTTAAAGATAGTTTAGTTAGGTGTTTAAAGAGTTGACATTTCTTATTAATTACTAAAGCTGCCATATGGGTTATCAAATTTTATATTCCCTTCGTATCTATTATAAAGGtggaattttgatttttatttgtacCACTAAATAAGCGGAGTCCTATTTTCAATATGAATTTTCTTTTAAATATCCTTATTTATTGTACATGGAAAATTGTAGTAGGAATAGGACAAAGGGTAAAATAAGAAAAGgtattaaaaattatgaattcAAAGTACTTTTCTTAAtttaatggtgggtttggatgtagaattttaaaggtgggatTTATGGGTCCATGAGATTTGGTGGAATTATGTTTCCTTCAGAATGTTTGGTTGCCTAAATCCCTGGAATCATGTTTCCCATGGGaatcagttttccagcaaatcctccatatggagtccgacccctctCCCTTatgatttgctgggaaacttatcaagggattcaTGGACCCACCTTTTTTAACTTTAAATCTCATATATATTCAATTTTAAGATTTTAAGGGTAATACCAAATAGTATATGGACTTCAAATAAAGATAATTTTATGAATCCTAGGAATTTTAAATAAGTGGCCAAACACACGAGGGATTTACATGAATtccagaatttgtaatcccatgggattaaATCCTCAAAATCAAATTCTGCAAACAAACGCACCATAAGAGAATTGTCCccctccgcctatatatgtggAATTATCAAATTCTAGTATAAAACAAACTATTCTACGTCATTGTATCCACCGGATTGGTAACCCCTCATAAATTTTAGTAATCCCTCAATAACAGTCATGCATATCACTACTTTCATATTTGTTGGTTGTCTACACGATGACGTATATGATTAGTTTGGTTTATTATACGGATAGGTTGTGTCGAaaaattcttcaaaaaaaaaaacggttgtGTCGAAAAGGTTTATCTTCTTAATGTTTTgctgaaaatataaaaaaaaagtcatATGGACCTAACGCCGGCAGCCGTATTATTGTCTTCATGGACCTAAACAAACCAATGTTTATTCGAGGAAAAAAGATAGGAATTTTTTGAGTGTAGTAATTGTTCAAGGTCAACTCATTTCTCACGGGTTGCTAGACCAATGTTATTGGGTACTATAATTCCTTATAGTTTTCTCCTATAGTTTATTCAATAATGCTACGTTGATCGTGGCAAATTTGGGTAGAAAATTCCGGGAGAGACAAACTTAACCGGCCTCCCTATAACTCCCTGGTGGGGCCTTCGGGGTTCTCTTTTCCGGGAATTTTTTAGGATCAACGTAGCACTACTCATAGTTATttcatttttctcattttttttgttttctcctcAGTGAACCCTGAACTCCTAcagttattgttttctcctgtagTTATTTCATGACGGATATAAGTGCAATAACATTCTTTGCCACAATTATTTACTTTACAAATAATTGTAGCTTTTATGATTGTTACTAAATATTTTCCAATAAGTCATATAACTGACAACCGATTTTCGGGGTTCTTTACCTCAAATTACAGCTTTATAACCCAAAATTTAATCCAAAAAGCTGAATAAATTTGGATGGCCCTTTTCCATATACATAGTTCCAATTAattattcacaaaattggttaaaaagatcaaaatcaacaattcctgggtgaaatggatagttatattttgatattgtttaaatgaccaaaaatgtaaaaataggcaggatgtaaccaatttcatcatgcctattttcaaatattttttcttatttttaatttaaacaggatgtatctagtttcatcctttctattttttaaatttaagctaggatgaaaccagtccATTTAaatcgtgatttaaaaatatctggacaaatgacccattttccgttaattATTCTCGAGTAACCCATATAAAAACCCATATCATTTTAGAACATCACATATCTGTAAAACGGTCCTGACCAAACTGGAAACTGTTAATGCACTTTTTAGAAGCTTATATGATGGAGATACTCTATTAATTAATCCCtacaatttttttgaatttgtttcttttgctcttttcttgttcttttgatttgttttactaTTCTCtcttctttaataaaaaaaaagttctcCTCAAAAAATTGGAAAGAAAAAGAATCATATTTTATATTTCACGTATATATCTGGGCTACACGAAAAGGCAACACTTTTatgctacaaaaagaaaaggcaACACTTTCAGGTAATTGACATTCCTTCATTATATATCATAGGATGAAATTAACAAgagtgtttttctttttattgtttttggttttgaaacattCTGCGGAAAATGAACATGGCTGCCTATCTTTAAACTTTAAATGGACCTTTTCCTATACGTATACATTTATATGTAGGGTGCAGTTATGAAGTCATTATCGTGTTTAAGGATACAACACAATGTCTCTTCTCCATTTCATTATCCCATatatcatcctcttcttcttttcgctAACGAAGATTTCATGTCAAGAAACTTGTTCAAGCATTCAGTGCGATGTGGATCAACCGAAAATCAGTTTTCCTTTTGGAATAAAAGAACTTCAGAAGGATAAACAATGTGGTTACCCAGGTTTCAATCTTGAGTGCAATTATTATACGAAGGAAACATTGCTAAAGCTACCGTCTACTCTTGGTAAACTTTACGTCAAAGATATTAATTATACCAAAAAGGAGATAAGACTCTATGGTGGTACGTATGGTTGCCTTCCGCAGCGGTATATGGAAAGCGGAGGAATTGATATTTCACCTTTCAGAGGGTTTGCTTCTCATACCTACAGATTCTATGATTGTCCATTATCTATAAAATCTGATTCTACAGCCTCTGAAACACTTGCATTTTATGCTTTCGCTGCTACTTGCATTACTGCCTTTTGGGATGCCTTCGTTACACCTTATTCTTCTACCGATCCTACCCAAGTCAGGGTTAATCAATTTCTAATAGACTATGGTTGTTTGTTAAAGGCTTCTGTTTCCGTTCCTATTCCCTCAAGAATTGTTTCTAATGAttcttctttatcaaaaaaacaaaatgtttCTATTTATTCTTACAATCTTGTTACGGATGATCTTTATCTCACATGGACTGATCCACCAAAAAATGGTAATTTGTGTTCTACCATATTCTACAGAAATGAGCAACCAGAGATCGAATTATAATcaattttattctttttgttccaGAGAATCAGCCGAATTTCGAAACAGGAAACAACAATCCGAAAGGTTTGACAAATTTTCTATCTTGCTACTTAGACAATTATCGTAATTCTCGAACTTGTAAGCGCAATAAACCCTGTCTTCTGCAAGAGATGCATTTATTAAAGAAAAGCTGGACAGTTTGTGGAAATCTTCCTTATAGTAAAAAATAGAGTTATGGATTGTGTTCTTGGCATGTGAAAGTTTTGTGCTTGTGGCCTCTCAAGGAAGTCCACTGGCCTTCAAAGCATTTGAAATGGCTGCTCATCGGTGACATGTTTTTGCAGGATCTCCTGGAACTTCAGGAACACCAATAAACAACGGAAATGGTTTTTATTTGGGAGGTATGATAAATCTTTTACACTTTCCGCCCATTATTATTGTCTTTGTGAAATCAATCACTCTTGGCCCATCCAAAAACTCACAAAGGCTGCTATAGGTACCAAATTACATGGGGTTGTCGAATTCCATGAAAAACAAACCATGGTTAACCATTAAATCTACTAAATTGGTGACCTCCCTAGTATTTTTGTAACTCCCTATAATAGTCATGCTAGTTGGTACTTTTACTCTTAAAAAATTGTGTGCACGATGTAAATGCCATTCGGTTGGCCTTTTTTATTCTTCCTAATTTAGGCATGTACACTTTATTTGGGACTATGATTAAAAGATAAAAGGGACATTTTGAAGTAGAATCAAAAACTCTTTTTATTTTGTCCCTgaataattagtgttaatttgattgattaattagtgttaatttgatTGATTGGGAGTAAAAATATTGTATTAGATGTGAAATTAAGTTGTGTCACTaatcatcaaaacatgaaaaatttgaggatttGAAATTATGAAAGAACACCAAACAAAAATTGGTTTACGTTGATATTGATATCAACCGATTGTAACTTCAAAAACATacaaattttctttgaaatttgctttcacccataactattttatatggataaaaaaattaaccGATTatctagaatcggtttatatagAAATGAATATCAGCcgattttaaataaaaaaatttttTTCATCGTTAAGTTATGTTatgttaaacatcaaataaaactAAAATACATTCTACAAAATATATACTCGAGTTAaaattgagtatgatttcatactcatctaCAGATCGTTTGAGAAGTCATATTCGTTCTCAATTCGcgtataaaattatagtcttttTTAAATTGGGTGAAATTTCATACGAATTTTCAGTTCAggtataaaacttttttttttttttgtactcaaACTTAAATTGATTATTGTGATCGAATAATATTAAGTTAAAAAAGGTCTTTAAATTAAATATACAATCGATTTAAGTGCTCTTTCacataatccgattctaacaaaaaaaaaaatgtacaaaAAACTTGGTATTTCTTCTATACCGAATCAGTGATATAACatgaacatcaaccgattctgacTAAATGCTTTTCAACCAGAAAACACATATCAAACAATCAATTGACGTGCTTATCAACATAGTTTGTTTATCACATAAATCGGTTCATATGGACACGAACGTCAACCGATTATGGTCGAACACAAAAAACCAAGATTGTTTGTATTTTTAAATTTTGAATGGATAAATCGATCACAAGTATAATTAAGAGAAATGGGTGGCAATCGACGATATTTTAACTTGACTATTTTCTTAAAAAAGTAATAGTGAAATTTCCTTTATATTGATGGATGTTATtaaattgatgaagaaatatttcaattttagtt
This portion of the Papaver somniferum cultivar HN1 chromosome 11, ASM357369v1, whole genome shotgun sequence genome encodes:
- the LOC113325163 gene encoding putative RING-H2 finger protein ATL21A — protein: MSLLHFIIPYIILFFFSLTKISCQETCSSIQCDVDQPKISFPFGIKELQKDKQCGYPGFNLECNYYTKETLLKLPSTLGKLYVKDINYTKKEIRLYGGTYGCLPQRYMESGGIDISPFRGFASHTYRFYDCPLSIKSDSTASETLAFYAFAATCITAFWDAFVTPYSSTDPTQVRVNQFLIDYGCLLKASVSVPIPSRIVSNDSSLSKKQNVSIYSYNLVTDDLYLTWTDPPKNGNLCSTIFYRNEQPEIEL